The sequence GGCCGCCCGTTTCAGAAACTGAAAGGTCGAAATCGGCTCAAAAATCGCGCTCCAGACGGTATTGAAATTGATGGACGAGGCCATGACCGCGACCAGGGCTTCATTCGGGCCGACCTGGGGCAGGGCGACCTCGTCAACGTGCAGACTCTGCCTCGGGTCTTTGTCCCAGGACTCCAGGCCCTCGAACATGTCGGTTTCGTCTCGGTGGGTGGTCACCGCCCGCATGGAATCCGGCAGCGGGAGGGCCGCATAGTCTTTCGGGCCGGCCTGACCGGACGTGATGGCGTGTTGGATGTTTTGCATCGGGTTGGTCATTGTCGAGACTTCTCTCCTTGTGTCAGTTGCGGCTGCGTTGTGTCCGCTCAGGGGTCAATCAGCACGCCGGGATTCAGCAGACCCTTGGGGTCGAACGACTGCTTGGCGGCGCGCAGGGCGGTGGCGAACAGCTCGGGGCGCTGGCGGTCGTACTGGGGTCGATGGATGCGCCCGACCGAATGGTGGTGGGTCACCGTGCCGCCGTATTTGACCACCGCGTCGGCGGCGGCGGTCTTGATCTCCTGCCACTGCCGGATGGCGCCGGCGTGGGTGCCGATGCCGGTAAAGGTGTAATATGGGGCGGGTCCGTCGGGATAGACGTGGGTGAAGCGACACGACAGCAGGCCGCCACCGCACACCTCGTCAAGCGCTTTTTGGATATCGGTCGTCACCCCGGCGTGAAACTCGGCAAAACCCTGCCACGGAATCGCGCTCTCGACCGTATCGAAAATCGCTCCCATGGCCGCAATCGTACCCATCTGGTAGGGCATGCGCAGAAAGGCGTCGCGCCAGTCGCCGACCGAGCCGCCGCGGCCGGTGGTCTCGCCGGCGCCGCGAACGACCACGCCGTTGGGGGTTGTTCCGCCGTGGTCGGCGCAGCACTCCAGGGCGCGCTCGATCCAGGTCTGCAGCCCGTGGTCGGCCGATTCAAAGCCGAGCATCAGCATCGCCCCCGGGCTGTCGCTGACCTTGTTGCGCCTGACCTCGGCCGGGTCCAGCAGCCGGCAGTTGGCCGGGTATAGCCCGGCCTGGCTGAGCGCGCGGACCGCCTCCACGCCGGACTCGAAGCGCTCAAAATGCACGCCTGCGGAGGCGCGGTAGACCGGACGGTCCTGCAAGCGCATCCACGCCTCGGTGATAACACCCAGAATCCCCTCTGAGCCGATAAACATGCGGTCCGGGCTCGGCCCGGCCCCGGAGCCCGGCAGGCGGCGCGACTCGAGCGTGCCGCTCGGAGTCACCACCCGCAGGGATTCGACAAAGTCGTCAATATGGGTGTACAGGGTGGCGAAGTGGCCGCCCGAACGGGTCGCAATCCAGCCGCCCAGACTCGAGAACTCGAACGACTGCGGGTAGTGACGCAGGGTATAGCCGTGCGGCCGCAGCTGGTCTTCCAGTGCCGGTCCGTACACGCCGGCCTGAATGCGGGCGGCGCGCGAGCTGGCGTCGATGTCTAACACCTTGTTCAGATGGCGCAGGTCGACCGACACGCTGGCCGGATAGGTATCGCCGGGCGGTGGCTCGACCCCGCCGGCGGCGCTCGATCCCCCGCCAAACGGAATCGCCACCGCTCCGGCCTGATAACACCAGTCGAGCACCGACACCACGTCGTGCTCAGTCTCGGGAAAGGCGACCACATCCGGCGGATTGGGAAACTCGGCGTGGACGGCCCGCAACAGGTCCGGGCAGGCCTTGCCGTAGGAGTGGGCCGCGCGGTCGTAGGTCGTGGTGGAACACACGGCCTGCAAGGACGCCGGCGGCGCGATGCGCGGCGGGCGCAGCTCCAGGTCTTCGACCCTGGGCAGGGAGCGCAGATCGACATCTGTTTTGCCCAAGCCGGCGGCCAGAGCCTTGGCAATGGATTTTTGCTGGTCGGGCGTGGGTTGTTCGTCTTCGTAACCCCAACCCCAAATCGCTGTGCGACGCTGTGACATGTCTGGATTCCTCGTGACGTTTCTTCTTGTTCTTTAGTAGCGCCCGAACGGCGGAGCATCAATTGTCGTTTGCAGCTCAATCAGGTGCATGTCGCCCCGACTGAGTGCCTGTTCGAGCGCCTCGGCCAGACCCTCGGGTGAATCGACCCGGCTGGCGGCCACGCCAAAGGCATTCGCCAAGGCGACAAAGTCCGGGTTGGTCAGGCGGGCCTGGTACTCTTCCTGATAGGCGCTGCGCTGCAAGTAGCCGATCACGCCATAGGTGTTATCATTCACCACAATCAGCGGAAAGCCGATCTGGTGACGCACACAGGTGGCCAGCTCCTGGGCGGTGTACAAAAAGCCGCCGTCGCCAATGATGGCCGCGACCGGTGTGTCCGGGCAGGCGGCTTTGACGCCGATTGCGGCCGGGAAGCTGAAGCCCAGGAGGCCCGAGCCCTTGGCGCCGACCAGGCCGTTTGGCCGGTAGGACGGGTAAAAATACTCGGCCCAGTAGGCGAGCTGGGTGTTGTCAGTCACCAGCGCGCTGTCCCGGGCCAAAACCTGGCGGATCGCTGTGAGATAGCGCATGACGCCCAACTCGTGTTCGAGTTGGGCGGTTGTCTCATCCGCCTGCCGGCGCCAGGCTGCGACCCGTTCCTGGCGGGGGCCGGTGTACGGCTCGCCTTCCAGGCGGCTGCGCAGCGCGCGGACAATCGCCGGCACGTCGCCGACCAGCGACAGCGTGGTCGGGTAGTTTCGGCCGATCCAGCGTTCGTCCCAGTCAACATGAATGACCTGCTCGGGCAGCACCAGCCCACGGCGCTTGGCATCGACCTCACGCAGCCGGGTCCCTACGACCAGGGCTGCGTCGCAGCCGGGCATGACATCGCGGACGGCCAGCCGCCGGGCCGCGTTGCCCAGCGACAGGGGGTGGTCTTCGGCCAGCACTCCTTTGCCCGGCGTGCTGGTCAGGACCGGGGCGCACAAGGCTTCGGCCAGCGCGGTCACATCGGCCGCCAGCTCGGAGCGGACCGCATCCGTCCCGGCCAGTATGATCGGCTGCTTGGCCCGGCGCAGGATGGCGACGGCGTCGTCGAGCTGACTCGGCATGGGCGCCGGTGGCGGAGAGTCGGGAACGGCCGGCGTCGGGTCCGGTGGGGTGACCTCGCCACCGAGGACATCGGTCGGAACTTCTATGCACACCGGGCCGGGCCGTCCGCCCGTGGCCAGCCGGATCGCCTCGGC comes from Desulfurellaceae bacterium and encodes:
- a CDS encoding FAD-binding oxidoreductase; the encoded protein is MSQRRTAIWGWGYEDEQPTPDQQKSIAKALAAGLGKTDVDLRSLPRVEDLELRPPRIAPPASLQAVCSTTTYDRAAHSYGKACPDLLRAVHAEFPNPPDVVAFPETEHDVVSVLDWCYQAGAVAIPFGGGSSAAGGVEPPPGDTYPASVSVDLRHLNKVLDIDASSRAARIQAGVYGPALEDQLRPHGYTLRHYPQSFEFSSLGGWIATRSGGHFATLYTHIDDFVESLRVVTPSGTLESRRLPGSGAGPSPDRMFIGSEGILGVITEAWMRLQDRPVYRASAGVHFERFESGVEAVRALSQAGLYPANCRLLDPAEVRRNKVSDSPGAMLMLGFESADHGLQTWIERALECCADHGGTTPNGVVVRGAGETTGRGGSVGDWRDAFLRMPYQMGTIAAMGAIFDTVESAIPWQGFAEFHAGVTTDIQKALDEVCGGGLLSCRFTHVYPDGPAPYYTFTGIGTHAGAIRQWQEIKTAAADAVVKYGGTVTHHHSVGRIHRPQYDRQRPELFATALRAAKQSFDPKGLLNPGVLIDP
- a CDS encoding thiamine pyrophosphate-binding protein, whose amino-acid sequence is AEAIRLATGGRPGPVCIEVPTDVLGGEVTPPDPTPAVPDSPPPAPMPSQLDDAVAILRRAKQPIILAGTDAVRSELAADVTALAEALCAPVLTSTPGKGVLAEDHPLSLGNAARRLAVRDVMPGCDAALVVGTRLREVDAKRRGLVLPEQVIHVDWDERWIGRNYPTTLSLVGDVPAIVRALRSRLEGEPYTGPRQERVAAWRRQADETTAQLEHELGVMRYLTAIRQVLARDSALVTDNTQLAYWAEYFYPSYRPNGLVGAKGSGLLGFSFPAAIGVKAACPDTPVAAIIGDGGFLYTAQELATCVRHQIGFPLIVVNDNTYGVIGYLQRSAYQEEYQARLTNPDFVALANAFGVAASRVDSPEGLAEALEQALSRGDMHLIELQTTIDAPPFGRY